From one Triticum urartu cultivar G1812 chromosome 3, Tu2.1, whole genome shotgun sequence genomic stretch:
- the LOC125548873 gene encoding transcription repressor OFP13-like has product MVIGKLGLSSLFHTKPKEEASPSPPRGDPAAAPAWAWPSCKHPITRSFHDAPPPPGARTLASIFLDSAESSFTNSSARRDCSDSPSTASEASAEGGGDAVTAAEDAAVVGPLRPSDRLLFDPGASGATSSILEEKVPAEAFVGGLAVAFESADPYGDFRASMQEMVAAHGAGGWGCGWGWLEEMLGWYLRANGKDTHGAIVAAFVDVVVSVADPGRGSSCSSRSSSCASVDGDQ; this is encoded by the coding sequence ATGGTCATCGGGAAGCTGGGCCTGAGCTCCCTCTTCCACACGAAGCCCAAGGAGGAGGCCTCGCCGTCACCTCCTCGAGGCGACCCGGCCGCGGCGCCGGCGTGGGCGTGGCCGTCCTGCAAGCACCCAATAACGCGGTCCTTCCACgacgcgccgccaccgcccggcGCGAGAACGCTCGCCTCCATCTTCCTCGACTCCGCCGAGAGCTCCTTCACCAACTCCTCCGCGCGGCGCGACTGCTCCGACAGCCCCTCCACGGCGTCCGAGGCGTCGGCGGAGGGCGGGGGCGACGCCGTCACGGCCGCCGAGGACGCCGCCGTCGTGGGGCCGCTCCGCCCCTCCGACCGGCTCCTGTTCGACCCGGGGGCGTCGGGGGCCACCAGCTCCATACTGGAGGAGAAGGTGCCGGCGGAGGCGTTCGTGGGCGGCCTGGCCGTGGCGTTCGAGTCGGCGGACCCATACGGGGACTTCCGGGCGTCGATGCAGGAGATGGTGGCCGCGCACGGGGCCGGCGGCTGGGGCTGTGGCTGGGGCTGGCTGGAGGAGATGCTGGGCTGGTACCTGCGCGCCAACGGCAAGGACACGCACGGCGCCATCGTGGCCGCCTTCGTCGACGTCGTCGTCTCCGTCGCCGACCCCGGCCGCGGCTCCTCCTGCTCGTCCCGGAGCTCCTCCTGCGCGTCCGTCGACGGGGATCAGTAA